A section of the Bacteroidales bacterium genome encodes:
- a CDS encoding helix-turn-helix transcriptional regulator, translating to MNSFGDIIRKAREEKGLFLRQVAAEMEIDQAIISKFERGDRKPTKEQVLKFAKFYKLDKEELLVAWLSDKVADEIQDENLANKVLKAAEQKIKYKKK from the coding sequence ATGAATAGCTTCGGTGACATAATCAGAAAAGCAAGAGAAGAAAAAGGATTGTTCCTTCGACAGGTAGCTGCCGAAATGGAAATTGACCAAGCTATCATCAGCAAGTTTGAACGGGGAGACAGAAAACCGACCAAAGAACAGGTGTTAAAATTTGCCAAATTCTACAAGCTAGACAAAGAAGAACTTTTGGTTGCGTGGCTGAGTGACAAAGTTGCTGATGAAATACAAGACGAGAATTTGGCTAATAAAGTGCTGAAAGCAGCGGAACAAAAAATTAAATACAAGAAAAAGTAA